One window of the Candidatus Chryseobacterium colombiense genome contains the following:
- the dnaK gene encoding molecular chaperone DnaK: MSKIIGIDLGTTNSCVAVMEGKDPVVIPNAEGKRTTPSIVAFTEDGERKVGDPAKRQAVTNPKKTVYSIKRFIGTHFKEDAKEISRVPYEVVSGPNDTVKVKIDDREYTPQEISAMTLQKMKKTAEDYLGQEVTRAVITVPAYFNDAQRQATKEAGEIAGLKVERIINEPTAAALAYGLDKNHKDQKIAVYDLGGGTFDISILDLGDGVFEVLSTNGDTHLGGDDFDDVIINWMADEFKAEEGVDLKADAIALQRLKEAAEKAKIELSSSPQTEINLPYITATATGPKHLVKTLTKAKFEQLSADLVRRSMEPVAKALKDAGLSTSDIDEVILVGGSTRIPIIQEEVEKFFGKKPSKGVNPDEVVAIGAAIQGGVLTGDVKDVLLLDVTPLSLGIETMGSVFTKLIEANTTIPTKKSEVFSTASDNQPAVSIRVGQGERPMFNDNKEIGRFDLTDIPPAPRGVPQIEVTFDIDANGILSVSAKDKGTGKEQTIKIQASSGLSDEEIERMKKEAQENSAADAKKKEEVEIFNKADGLIFQTEKQLKEFGEKLSADKKAAIEAAHGELKTAFEAKNADDVKAKTEALDAAWMAASEELYAAGQQPGADAGAQNAGNAGGEDVQDADFEEVK; this comes from the coding sequence ATGAGTAAAATAATTGGTATTGACTTAGGAACAACCAACTCTTGTGTTGCTGTAATGGAGGGAAAAGACCCTGTTGTTATTCCTAATGCTGAAGGTAAAAGAACAACTCCTTCTATTGTAGCATTTACAGAAGATGGAGAAAGAAAAGTGGGTGATCCTGCAAAAAGACAAGCGGTAACTAACCCAAAGAAAACAGTATATTCAATTAAAAGATTTATCGGGACTCACTTCAAAGAAGATGCGAAAGAAATTTCAAGAGTACCTTATGAAGTAGTATCCGGACCAAACGATACGGTAAAAGTAAAAATCGACGACAGAGAATATACTCCACAGGAAATTTCTGCAATGACGCTTCAGAAAATGAAGAAAACTGCTGAAGATTATCTTGGACAGGAAGTAACAAGAGCGGTAATCACTGTTCCTGCATACTTCAACGATGCTCAAAGACAGGCTACTAAAGAAGCGGGTGAAATCGCTGGTCTTAAAGTAGAAAGAATTATCAACGAACCTACAGCTGCTGCGTTAGCTTATGGTCTAGATAAAAACCATAAAGATCAAAAAATCGCTGTGTATGACCTTGGTGGTGGTACTTTCGATATCTCTATCCTTGATTTAGGAGATGGTGTATTCGAAGTATTGTCTACAAACGGTGATACGCACTTAGGAGGTGATGACTTTGATGATGTGATCATCAATTGGATGGCAGATGAATTCAAAGCTGAAGAAGGTGTAGATTTAAAAGCTGATGCAATTGCTCTTCAAAGATTGAAAGAAGCTGCTGAAAAAGCTAAAATTGAATTATCTTCTTCTCCACAAACGGAAATCAACCTTCCATATATTACAGCTACAGCTACAGGTCCTAAACACTTAGTGAAGACTTTAACTAAAGCTAAATTCGAGCAATTATCTGCAGATCTAGTAAGAAGATCTATGGAACCGGTTGCTAAAGCATTGAAAGATGCAGGTTTATCAACTTCTGATATCGACGAAGTAATCTTGGTAGGAGGTTCTACAAGAATCCCAATTATTCAGGAAGAAGTAGAAAAATTCTTCGGTAAGAAACCATCTAAAGGAGTTAACCCGGATGAGGTTGTAGCTATTGGTGCTGCTATTCAGGGAGGTGTATTGACAGGTGATGTAAAAGATGTATTGCTTCTTGACGTTACGCCACTTTCTTTAGGTATTGAAACTATGGGTTCTGTTTTCACTAAATTAATTGAAGCAAACACTACGATCCCAACTAAAAAATCTGAAGTATTCTCTACAGCTTCTGACAATCAGCCTGCTGTAAGCATCAGAGTAGGACAGGGGGAAAGACCAATGTTCAACGATAACAAAGAAATCGGTAGATTCGACCTTACAGATATTCCGCCAGCACCAAGAGGAGTTCCTCAGATCGAAGTAACTTTCGATATTGATGCTAACGGTATCCTAAGTGTTTCTGCTAAAGATAAAGGTACTGGTAAGGAACAGACAATCAAAATTCAGGCATCTTCAGGTCTTTCTGACGAAGAAATCGAAAGAATGAAGAAAGAAGCTCAGGAAAACTCTGCAGCGGATGCTAAGAAGAAAGAAGAAGTTGAGATTTTCAACAAAGCTGACGGATTGATCTTCCAGACTGAAAAACAATTGAAAGAATTCGGTGAGAAACTTTCTGCTGATAAAAAAGCAGCTATCGAAGCAGCTCACGGAGAATTGAAGACAGCTTTCGAAGCTAAAAATGCTGACGATGTAAAAGCTAAAACAGAAGCTTTAGATGCAGCTTGGATGGCCGCTTCAGAAGAATTGTATGCAGCTGGTCAACAGCCGGGAGCTGATGCAGGTGCACAAAATGCAGGAAATGCAGGAGGTGAAGATGTACAGGATGCAGACTTCGAAGAAGTGAAATAA
- a CDS encoding AraC family transcriptional regulator, giving the protein MFSKKTPFYLFYFLLFFSFGKIYSQQSFENLRGLYEKKNENDITALKGINLYIKKAKLENNLTEQIQGYRDATFFSPDKKLKIQYADSAIAVAKKADNKELISTVYLLKGSLYYFYYRNYQYALAEYLKAYQYSKDSKDDYLKFKIIYQMGLVKSYLGYYNEAIEHFKECIFYFEPKTKGNYHPNSIYNAKKGYLNSLHQIAVCYRNINDYKNADSIINIGLNISSQSDDFSLEEAYFLKCKGISEFNHKNYNASRAFLLQGLSLLNKNEDFYWASVSDFYVGKNYLSLGKEDVAIQQFEKVDSIFQKRKFIVPELLENYNFLIKYYQKKKDVEKELEYSKKLLKADSIFSKDFNYLSAKIHKDYDKQILEESKNKLEARNNLNIGTIILLVSVLILLAILAWRFYNNAQSIKLKYQELEKKLQHQTKPALPSYENITNYGKSVLSEDIFMDLQNKLKEFEATGNFKENGLTIDQLANTFRTNKSYLSQYINDVKGMNFSKYLSTLRINYITKLMYENPQYLRLKIQGLANECGISSRQNFSDLFLEINNIRPTDFIKQRRKELEERKIPGFESPSES; this is encoded by the coding sequence ATGTTCTCTAAAAAAACTCCTTTTTATTTATTTTATTTTTTATTGTTTTTTTCTTTTGGAAAGATATACAGCCAGCAAAGCTTTGAAAATCTACGAGGTCTATATGAGAAGAAAAATGAGAATGATATAACCGCATTAAAAGGTATAAATCTCTATATTAAGAAAGCTAAACTAGAAAACAATCTAACTGAGCAGATACAGGGATACAGAGATGCCACATTTTTTTCTCCTGATAAAAAGTTAAAAATACAATATGCAGATAGCGCCATAGCAGTCGCAAAAAAAGCAGATAATAAAGAACTTATTTCTACGGTTTATCTGCTGAAAGGCAGTCTATATTATTTTTACTATAGAAACTACCAGTATGCATTAGCAGAATATTTAAAAGCCTACCAATATTCTAAAGACAGTAAAGATGATTATTTGAAATTTAAGATCATTTATCAGATGGGGCTGGTAAAAAGTTATTTAGGATACTATAACGAAGCAATTGAACATTTTAAAGAATGTATTTTTTACTTTGAACCGAAAACAAAGGGCAATTACCATCCTAATTCAATATATAATGCTAAAAAAGGATATCTCAACAGCCTACACCAGATTGCTGTATGTTATAGAAATATAAATGACTACAAAAATGCAGATTCAATCATCAACATAGGCTTAAATATTTCAAGTCAATCGGACGATTTTTCTTTGGAAGAAGCGTATTTTCTTAAATGTAAAGGCATCTCGGAATTTAATCATAAAAATTATAATGCATCCCGTGCTTTTCTGCTCCAAGGGCTCTCTCTCTTAAATAAAAATGAAGACTTTTATTGGGCATCTGTTTCCGATTTTTATGTCGGAAAAAATTACCTAAGTTTAGGAAAAGAAGATGTTGCAATACAACAGTTTGAAAAAGTGGATTCCATTTTTCAAAAAAGAAAATTTATTGTCCCTGAGCTTCTCGAAAATTATAATTTCTTAATCAAATATTACCAGAAGAAAAAAGATGTTGAAAAGGAACTCGAATACTCAAAAAAGCTTTTGAAAGCTGACAGTATTTTTAGTAAAGACTTTAATTATTTGTCTGCAAAAATCCACAAGGATTACGATAAGCAAATTTTGGAAGAGTCTAAGAATAAACTAGAGGCCCGTAATAACCTGAATATTGGAACAATCATACTCCTTGTTTCCGTGCTGATTTTGTTAGCTATATTGGCGTGGCGATTTTACAATAATGCACAATCAATAAAGCTGAAGTACCAAGAATTGGAAAAAAAACTTCAACACCAGACGAAACCAGCTTTACCTTCGTACGAGAATATCACTAATTACGGAAAGTCTGTCTTGAGTGAAGATATATTCATGGATTTACAAAATAAATTAAAAGAATTTGAAGCTACAGGAAATTTTAAAGAAAATGGATTAACAATCGACCAACTTGCCAATACTTTCCGTACTAATAAGTCTTATCTCTCTCAATATATTAATGATGTTAAAGGTATGAATTTCAGTAAATATCTTTCTACCCTTCGTATTAATTATATTACTAAATTAATGTATGAAAACCCTCAGTACCTACGATTAAAAATACAAGGACTGGCGAACGAGTGTGGAATAAGTTCCCGCCAAAATTTTTCAGACCTTTTTCTGGAAATAAATAATATTCGTCCCACAGACTTCATTAAGCAAAGGAGAAAAGAATTAGAAGAAAGAAAGATACCTGGTTTTGAATCTCCATCCGAGTCTTAA
- a CDS encoding radical SAM protein — translation MFRNSYYRIKTEAGNDTVLYFSTRTGETIALESDTAAIYEREDYDSLPENIFSKLLSTYLIVPSQENELEEVIQENKNSILDSKTLYQVIQPTANCQLGCGYCGQNHTKALLNEGQMDAILERLKYKLENEHSYNTLEIGWFGAEPLMALSNIKSMTPRLKELADQHNLGYSSKMVTNGLSLKLNVFLDLVKNHHIRFFEITLDGTEEYHDKRRFLKSGEKSYKIIMENLINILNHEEFDTLNAAISIRCNVDKMNDEAAILLIDELKSLGLHKKITNFYVAPIHSWGNDAHLKSLEVENFADKEIEWLMYCLKNEFSSASILPQRKKQTCMAVDPKAELVDAYGNIYNCTEISYVPSYDDAGYILGNLDTLSPDDLLPKRDFINWYDLIRENKSNSPCHTCKILPICGGACPKTWKEGIFSCPPIKFNIEDRIALSYLISQKGAEVFETF, via the coding sequence ATGTTTAGAAATTCATATTACAGGATAAAAACAGAAGCTGGAAATGATACCGTTCTGTATTTCTCGACCAGGACTGGAGAAACAATAGCACTAGAAAGTGATACCGCAGCCATATATGAAAGAGAAGACTATGACAGTTTGCCAGAGAATATCTTTTCAAAATTATTATCGACATATTTAATTGTTCCCAGCCAGGAGAACGAATTAGAAGAAGTAATACAGGAAAATAAAAATTCAATTTTAGACAGCAAAACATTATATCAGGTTATACAGCCTACAGCCAACTGCCAGTTAGGATGCGGATATTGTGGGCAAAATCATACTAAAGCACTTCTGAATGAGGGGCAAATGGATGCAATACTAGAAAGACTGAAATATAAATTAGAAAATGAACATTCATATAATACCTTAGAAATTGGATGGTTTGGTGCAGAGCCTTTAATGGCTTTAAGTAATATAAAAAGCATGACTCCGCGATTGAAAGAACTGGCTGATCAACATAACTTAGGGTATTCTTCTAAGATGGTAACCAATGGTCTTTCTTTGAAGCTCAATGTGTTTTTAGATCTAGTTAAAAATCATCATATACGTTTTTTTGAAATCACCTTAGACGGTACAGAAGAGTATCATGATAAGAGAAGGTTCCTGAAATCAGGCGAAAAAAGCTATAAGATCATTATGGAAAACCTTATTAATATCCTAAACCATGAGGAATTTGATACATTAAACGCGGCTATCAGTATCAGATGTAATGTTGACAAAATGAATGATGAAGCAGCCATTCTTTTGATTGATGAATTAAAAAGCTTGGGACTTCATAAGAAAATTACAAACTTTTATGTTGCGCCCATTCACTCATGGGGTAATGATGCTCACTTAAAATCTTTAGAAGTTGAAAATTTTGCCGATAAAGAAATTGAATGGTTAATGTACTGTCTGAAGAATGAATTTAGTTCCGCTTCTATCTTACCACAAAGAAAAAAGCAAACCTGTATGGCAGTTGATCCCAAAGCGGAATTAGTAGATGCTTATGGAAATATATATAATTGTACAGAGATATCGTATGTTCCTAGTTATGATGATGCAGGTTATATATTAGGAAACCTGGATACTTTATCTCCAGACGATTTATTGCCGAAAAGAGATTTTATCAACTGGTATGATTTGATTAGAGAAAACAAATCGAACTCTCCGTGTCATACATGTAAAATACTTCCTATTTGCGGAGGAGCATGTCCTAAAACATGGAAGGAGGGGATTTTCTCTTGTCCACCCATCAAATTTAATATTGAAGACAGAATAGCATTGTCGTACTTGATTTCTCAAAAAGGAGCGGAGGTTTTTGAAACTTTTTAA
- a CDS encoding outer membrane beta-barrel protein: MIKESNKRYFTVILALMATGMFAQTNENKISENVVDTLKTKEIQEVLIKAQKKKQFSDHANYTFDKEALEKARHSKDLLITLPELQLDPVSNMVISLKGGRILFLINGVEATDNQIKSVASTNVVRVEYFDIPPARYSQRADAVVNIITKNPEVGYSFGTDLTSAFTTGFVNGSVYGGYTEGKNDFGLEYTINLRDYNNRIVDKTYEYDLNQIHYRSAEEQKDHFGYTYQNIGLRYSNTDSGKYVFQAKLNMILNSSFLKGAGQSLFTMNNNDELHHTVHNSNSNYTNPTLDLYYSKNIGKKDELSLNVIGSYFNTKSYQFDHEWKSSDYTDIFNNDMNLKAKQTGIVGEIAHVHNFEKGKLSSGYRISNTSINNDLINLLGAGKYSVNYLEQYLYTEYSGKKDKFSYRLGMGLTQIHNKSAEIIQDNWAPTPKVVLSYEFPKNQFLRFVTQYSSQSPFASALSSNVVQVVPNIVQKGNPYLKAQHVFKNNLIYSFSSKYLDLNTTLFYNIADRYFAQFYQLDPETGGYALTYENAKSYSEKGVQISGSIKPFGNSWLVLKTYIAPTATKLTSVNGKKYTRNFVRNNFALISQYKNFSAYYQFNIPVFSLSGSFLSKDENQSHLLIAYQHGSWTFTTGMYWVGTPSKYHTKSLSGDWVAYTNKTNIYNNRNMFVLGLSYDFSSGKKLQIQKKLNNSTAPASTF, encoded by the coding sequence ATGATAAAAGAAAGTAATAAACGATATTTTACAGTGATATTGGCATTGATGGCAACCGGTATGTTTGCACAGACTAATGAAAATAAAATATCGGAAAATGTAGTTGATACCTTAAAAACTAAAGAAATTCAGGAGGTACTTATTAAAGCCCAAAAGAAAAAACAGTTTTCGGATCACGCAAATTATACTTTTGATAAAGAAGCTCTTGAAAAAGCCAGGCATTCTAAAGATTTGCTTATTACACTGCCTGAGCTACAGCTTGATCCTGTTTCTAATATGGTGATAAGTCTTAAAGGAGGAAGAATCCTGTTTCTTATCAATGGAGTTGAGGCTACCGATAACCAAATTAAAAGTGTTGCATCAACAAATGTTGTAAGAGTGGAATATTTTGATATTCCGCCTGCAAGGTATTCACAAAGAGCAGATGCGGTAGTAAATATTATTACAAAAAATCCGGAAGTAGGATATTCATTCGGGACAGATCTGACTTCTGCATTTACAACAGGTTTTGTTAATGGTTCTGTGTATGGTGGTTATACAGAAGGGAAAAATGATTTCGGTCTGGAATATACCATCAATCTTAGGGACTATAATAACAGGATTGTTGATAAGACGTATGAATATGATCTGAATCAGATTCATTACCGGTCAGCAGAGGAGCAAAAAGATCATTTTGGGTATACTTATCAGAATATAGGATTACGATATTCGAATACTGATTCAGGTAAGTATGTATTTCAGGCAAAATTGAATATGATTTTGAATTCAAGTTTTTTAAAAGGAGCAGGTCAAAGCTTATTTACAATGAATAATAATGATGAGCTGCATCATACTGTTCATAATAGCAATTCTAATTATACGAACCCTACTTTGGATCTTTACTATTCTAAAAACATTGGAAAAAAAGATGAATTGAGCTTGAATGTCATAGGTTCCTATTTCAATACAAAATCTTATCAGTTTGACCATGAATGGAAATCCAGTGATTATACCGACATTTTCAATAATGATATGAATTTGAAAGCGAAACAAACCGGAATTGTAGGGGAAATTGCGCATGTTCATAATTTTGAAAAAGGAAAATTAAGCTCAGGATATCGAATATCCAATACTTCAATTAATAATGATCTGATCAATCTTTTAGGAGCAGGGAAATATTCTGTAAATTATCTGGAACAATATCTTTACACTGAATATTCGGGTAAAAAAGACAAGTTTTCTTATAGGTTGGGAATGGGGCTTACTCAAATTCACAACAAGAGTGCAGAAATTATACAGGATAATTGGGCTCCAACTCCGAAAGTGGTTTTGAGCTATGAATTCCCTAAAAATCAGTTTTTGAGATTTGTTACTCAATATTCTTCTCAAAGTCCTTTTGCATCGGCTTTAAGCAGTAATGTTGTACAGGTTGTGCCCAATATTGTTCAGAAAGGAAATCCTTATCTTAAGGCACAGCATGTTTTTAAAAATAATCTGATCTATTCCTTCAGCAGTAAATATTTGGATTTAAATACTACGCTTTTTTATAATATTGCTGACAGATATTTTGCACAATTTTATCAATTAGATCCGGAAACGGGAGGGTATGCATTAACTTATGAAAATGCCAAAAGCTATAGTGAAAAAGGAGTTCAGATCAGTGGTTCCATAAAACCTTTTGGAAATAGTTGGCTTGTTCTCAAAACTTATATTGCACCCACTGCCACAAAACTAACTTCTGTAAACGGAAAGAAGTATACAAGAAATTTTGTAAGAAATAATTTTGCATTAATCTCTCAATACAAAAATTTTTCTGCCTATTATCAATTCAATATCCCGGTCTTTTCTTTAAGTGGGTCTTTCCTAAGTAAAGACGAAAACCAAAGCCATCTCCTTATAGCTTATCAACACGGGAGCTGGACTTTCACAACCGGTATGTATTGGGTAGGAACACCTTCTAAATATCATACGAAAAGTTTATCCGGTGATTGGGTAGCATATACTAATAAAACAAATATCTATAATAACAGAAATATGTTTGTATTGGGGTTGAGTTATGATTTCTCTAGTGGGAAAAAGCTGCAGATTCAAAAGAAACTGAATAATAGTACAGCTCCGGCGAGTACTTTCTAA